One region of Vitis vinifera cultivar Pinot Noir 40024 chromosome 1, ASM3070453v1 genomic DNA includes:
- the LOC100243827 gene encoding squamosa promoter-binding-like protein 16: MGYNLKTPSWDLAELQKEGIPSVAPFLGSSSSLGGGQETKGDCLVDLKLGRLSDLGDGSVNSFKSSMMESSSSGSAKRARTPGHGTQVVSCLVDGCKSDLSKCRDYHRRHKVCELHSKTAKVTIGGHEQRFCQQCSRFHSLGEFDEGKRSCRKRLDGHNRRRRKPQPEPLSITSGRFLSSHQGTRLLAFSNPQVFPASAGVTSAWAGNIKTENDAVLYNSHQQLNFMDRQNSFPESFSRSYRGKQFPFLQGPNPTLPGTSVCQPLLDPSSASGNGSGGQKMFSDGLNRVISSDRALSLLSSPPPETQEIGLSRMVQQNPIPPAQSLIPSLHYTGLSQYASSQGMGGSVGSVLVSDGSSNANLHCPAIFQLGPDGSSTNSPHQTLSFSWE; encoded by the exons atGGGCTATAATCTGAAGACGCCTTCTTGGGACTTAGCTGAATTGCAGAAAGAAGGCATACCCAGCGTTGCTCCCTTTCTTGGGTCGTCCAGTAGCTTAGGAGGAGGACAGGAGACTAAAGGGGATTGCTTGGTGGATTTGAAGCTTGGGAGGTTGAGTGATTTGGGGGACGGGTCAGTGAACAGTTTTAAAAGCTCTATGATGGAGTCATCATCGTCGGGGTCAGCAAAGAGGGCCAGGACACCAGGTCATGGAACCCAAGTTGTTTCATGCTTGGTTGATGGGTGCAAATCGGACCTCAGTAAATGTAGGGATTATCACCGTCGCCATAAAGTCTGTGAGCTCCACTCTAAAACCGCAAAGGTTACAATTGGGGGTCATGAACAACGGTTCTGCCAGCAGTGCAGCAG GTTTCATTCCTTGGGTGAGTTTGATGAAGGAAAAAGAAGCTGTAGGAAACGTCTTGATGGACACAACCGTCGCAGAAGGAAGCCTCAGCCTGAACCATTGTCCATAACTTCTGGGAGGTTTCTCTCCAGTCACCAAG GTACTCGATTGTTGGCATTCAGTAACCCACAAGTATTTCCTGCAAGCGCTGGTGTGACCTCTGCTTGGGCTGGGAATATCAAAACCGAGAATGATGCTGTACTTTACAATAGTCACCAACAGTTAAACTTCATGGACAGACAAAACTCATTCCCTGAATCCTTCTCCAGAAGCTATAGAGGAAAGCAGTTCCCATTCTTGCAAGGCCCTAATCCCACACTCCCTGGAACTTCTGTTTGTCAACCACTTCTTGATCCCAGTTCTGCATCTGGAAATGGTAGCGGTGGCCAAAAAATGTTCTCTGATGGGCTAAATCGAGTGATCAGTTCTGATCGTGCTCTCTCTCTTCTGTCATCGCCGCCACCTGAGACTCAGGAGATTGGTTTGAGCAGGATGGTGCAGCAAAACCCAATCCCCCCAGCTCAATCCTTGATCCCCAGCCTGCACTATACTGGTCTAAGCCAGTATGCTTCCTCCCAAGGAATGGGTGGGTCAGTCGGTTCTGTTTTGGTCTCTGATGGTAGCAGCAATGCCAACCTCCATTGCCCTGCAATTTTTCAGCTTGGACCTGATGGCTCGTCTACCAACAGTCCTCATCAAACGCTCTCGTTCTCTTGGGAGTAG